The Desulfuromonas sp. sequence GGAGGGGCAGCCCGACCTGGTCGCGGAGATTCTAGAGGCTGCCCGGCAGAAAAGGGGGAAAACCGGCGACGCGAAGCTGCCGGCAGGGCATGCCTGCCGCGTCATGCAAAAGGACGATGTCGAGGAGATGGCCCGACTCTACCGGCAGGTGTTCGCGTCCTACCCCTTCCCCATTCACGACCCCGACTACCTCGCCCGGACCATGGACGAGAACCTGTCGTATTACGGCATCTGGATCGACAGCAGATTGATCGCCCTGTCGTCGGCCGAGATCGATTTTGCCGGGAAGAATGCTGAAATGACCGACTTTGCGACCCTGCCGGAGTGCCGCGGGTCGGGCCTGGCAACGTACCTGTTGGACCAGATGGAATCGGGCATCAAGCAGAGCGGCATCCAGACCGCCTACACCATCGCCCGCGCCTACTCCTTCGGCATGAATATCACCTTCGCAAAGCACGGCTACGCCTTTGGGGGCACCCTGGTCCACAACACCCAGATCTCAGGCAACCTGGAAAGCATGAACGTCTGGTACAAACACCTCTGAGCCGGTT is a genomic window containing:
- the ablB gene encoding putative beta-lysine N-acetyltransferase, whose translation is MIDSMEIIGESLIQHGKANDRAYVMKIGKNDYPGIVGDVVALARANGYSKIFVKAPAFARPAFMDSGFVEEARVPGLFQGEEDGFFLSRFFSPEREAEGQPDLVAEILEAARQKRGKTGDAKLPAGHACRVMQKDDVEEMARLYRQVFASYPFPIHDPDYLARTMDENLSYYGIWIDSRLIALSSAEIDFAGKNAEMTDFATLPECRGSGLATYLLDQMESGIKQSGIQTAYTIARAYSFGMNITFAKHGYAFGGTLVHNTQISGNLESMNVWYKHL